The following proteins come from a genomic window of Streptomyces sp. NBC_00539:
- a CDS encoding FtsW/RodA/SpoVE family cell cycle protein, which yields MTALTAKVTEPSPPPPPDARIPGGRGIELTLLTGAVLISVLGHLYVGFAATGRFPEAVTRHTVGFAAAALIAHLAVRLRAPYADPLVLPIAVLLNGLGLVLIERLDLTTAGHHTADEQLRWSGIGLALFVLVVGVLRDHRVLQRYAYLSVTAALALMLVPVFFPAVNGAHIWIRFAGYSFQPGEFAKILLAVFFAAYLAANRTALALTGRRLLWKLRLLPGRVLGPILTIWLLSVGVLVLERDLGTSLLFFGLFVIMLFTATGRIGWIAIGLLLAAVGAYAVGTFEPHVHTRVEDWLNPFASIARGEGPGQLAQSLFAFGAGGLLGAGLGHGQSFLIGFAAKSDFILATAGEELGLVGLSAILLLYGLLVDRGFRAGLALRDPFGRLLATGLASILALQVFVIAGGVTGLIPLTGMAMPFLAQGGSSVVTNWIIVALLIRLGDSARRPVPPPVPAPPSSPFPAREGGPA from the coding sequence ATGACCGCTCTGACGGCGAAGGTGACGGAGCCCTCCCCGCCCCCGCCTCCCGACGCCCGGATCCCGGGGGGCCGCGGCATCGAGCTGACCCTGCTGACCGGGGCGGTCCTGATCTCCGTACTCGGTCACCTCTACGTGGGCTTCGCCGCCACCGGACGCTTCCCCGAGGCCGTCACCCGCCACACCGTCGGGTTCGCCGCCGCCGCGCTGATCGCACACCTCGCCGTGCGCCTGCGCGCCCCGTACGCCGATCCGCTCGTGCTGCCCATCGCCGTCCTGCTCAACGGACTCGGCCTCGTCCTGATCGAGCGGCTCGACCTCACCACCGCGGGCCACCACACCGCCGACGAGCAGCTGCGCTGGTCCGGCATCGGACTGGCCCTGTTCGTGCTGGTCGTCGGGGTGCTGCGGGACCACCGCGTCCTCCAGCGGTACGCGTACCTCTCCGTCACCGCCGCGCTCGCGCTGATGCTCGTCCCGGTCTTCTTCCCTGCCGTCAACGGCGCCCACATCTGGATCCGGTTCGCCGGGTACTCCTTCCAGCCGGGGGAGTTCGCCAAGATCCTGCTCGCCGTCTTCTTCGCCGCCTACCTCGCCGCGAACCGCACCGCCCTCGCCCTGACCGGGCGCCGGCTGCTGTGGAAGCTGCGCCTGCTGCCCGGCCGCGTCCTCGGCCCGATCCTCACGATCTGGCTGCTCAGCGTCGGCGTACTGGTGCTGGAACGGGACCTCGGCACGTCCCTGCTCTTCTTCGGCCTCTTCGTGATCATGCTGTTCACCGCCACCGGGCGGATCGGCTGGATCGCGATCGGGCTGCTGCTCGCGGCCGTCGGGGCGTACGCCGTGGGGACGTTCGAGCCGCACGTGCACACCCGCGTGGAGGACTGGCTGAATCCTTTCGCCTCCATCGCGCGGGGCGAGGGACCCGGCCAGCTCGCCCAGTCCCTCTTCGCCTTCGGCGCCGGCGGCCTCCTCGGCGCCGGACTCGGCCACGGCCAGTCCTTCCTCATCGGCTTCGCCGCCAAGTCCGACTTCATCCTGGCCACCGCCGGTGAGGAACTCGGGCTCGTCGGCCTCAGCGCGATCCTGCTGCTCTACGGGCTCCTCGTGGACCGGGGATTCAGGGCCGGACTCGCGCTGCGCGACCCCTTCGGGCGGCTCCTGGCCACCGGGCTCGCCTCGATCCTCGCCCTCCAGGTGTTCGTCATCGCCGGCGGCGTCACCGGACTGATCCCGCTCACCGGCATGGCCATGCCCTTCCTGGCGCAGGGCGGTTCGTCCGTCGTCACCAACTGGATCATCGTCGCCCTGCTGATCCGGCTCGGGGACAGCGCCCGCAGGCCGGTGCCGCCGCCCGTTCCGGCGCCCCCGTCGTCGCCCTTTCCGGCGCGAGAGGGGGGCCCCGCGTGA
- a CDS encoding C40 family peptidase — MTNRPRLVRTVCIAAAVLLTAAGPPATARAEPLPATEPVGAPRPASAPRKAPALRPAAAPATEPVGVLLTRLQDLYQKAEQASEAYNATEVALKARQEQERRLTTELGKARTALSAERALAGRLAREQYQHARGGLSPYLRMLLTGDLRHASDQRRLTALQGARTAGVLARLEHGEQHAGTLAGAARRALDAQRNLAAERKRHKDEVTGRLKEVERLLASLTPGQLAQLDAREDAVTAEAQRELVGSGRLGRAGAPSASAQASTPTAAGGAALAYAAAQIGKPYVWGAEGPASFDCSGLTSRAWEHAGRSIPRTSQEQWAQLPKVPLDRLRPGDLVVYFPTATHVALYIGGGKVIQAPRPGTRVKVSPIAANPVLGAVRPDPGGTPLASFTLPPLPESATEGDDTGYSGAGPDADTEAETSAR; from the coding sequence ATGACAAACCGACCACGTCTTGTCCGCACCGTCTGCATCGCCGCCGCCGTCCTCCTCACGGCCGCCGGCCCGCCCGCCACCGCCCGCGCCGAACCCCTCCCCGCGACGGAACCCGTCGGAGCACCCCGGCCCGCCTCCGCGCCCCGGAAAGCCCCGGCCCTCCGGCCGGCCGCGGCGCCCGCCACCGAACCCGTCGGCGTGCTGCTCACCCGCCTCCAGGACCTGTACCAGAAGGCCGAGCAGGCCTCCGAGGCGTACAACGCCACCGAAGTCGCCCTCAAGGCACGCCAGGAGCAGGAGCGCCGGCTCACCACCGAGCTGGGCAAAGCCCGTACCGCCCTCAGCGCCGAACGGGCCCTCGCCGGCCGGCTGGCCCGCGAGCAGTACCAGCACGCCCGCGGCGGCCTCTCCCCCTACCTGCGGATGCTCCTCACCGGAGACCTCCGCCACGCCTCCGACCAGCGCCGCCTCACCGCCCTCCAGGGCGCCCGCACCGCCGGGGTCCTCGCCCGCCTCGAACACGGCGAGCAGCACGCCGGGACCCTCGCCGGCGCCGCCCGCAGAGCCCTGGACGCACAGCGGAACCTGGCCGCCGAGCGGAAACGGCACAAGGACGAGGTCACCGGCCGGCTCAAGGAGGTCGAGCGGCTCCTGGCCTCCCTGACGCCCGGGCAACTCGCCCAGCTCGACGCCCGCGAGGACGCGGTCACCGCCGAAGCGCAACGGGAGCTCGTCGGCTCCGGCCGCCTGGGCCGGGCGGGCGCCCCCTCCGCCTCCGCGCAGGCCTCCACCCCCACCGCCGCGGGCGGCGCGGCCCTCGCCTACGCGGCGGCCCAGATCGGCAAGCCGTACGTCTGGGGCGCCGAGGGCCCGGCCTCCTTCGACTGCTCCGGGCTCACCTCCCGGGCCTGGGAGCACGCCGGGCGGTCCATCCCCCGCACGAGCCAGGAGCAGTGGGCACAGCTGCCGAAGGTGCCGCTGGACCGGCTGCGCCCCGGGGACCTGGTGGTGTACTTCCCCACCGCCACCCACGTCGCCCTGTACATCGGCGGCGGCAAGGTCATCCAGGCGCCCCGTCCGGGAACCCGCGTCAAGGTGTCGCCGATCGCCGCGAACCCGGTCCTGGGCGCCGTACGGCCCGACCCCGGCGGGACCCCGCTCGCCTCGTTCACCCTCCCGCCGCTGCCCGAATCGGCCACGGAGGGGGACGACACCGGCTACTCGGGGGCCGGGCCCGACGCGGACACCGAAGCCGAGACCTCGGCCAGGTAG
- a CDS encoding styrene monooxygenase/indole monooxygenase family protein: protein MRKILVVGAGQSGLQLALGLQSKGYEVTLMSNRTADEIRTGRVMSTQCMFDTALQHERDLELAFWERQAPRIEGVGVSVAGPDGGRAVDWLGRLKGFAQSVDQRVKMAGWIDTFVQRGGQLVIHGASVADLDFFSRTYDLVLVAAGKGELVSMFGRDAARSPYDAPQRALAVSYVHGLGPRPEHPDTEAVRCNLVPGVGELFVMPTLTTSGRADILFWEGLPGGPVDAFKGVKDPSEHLALTLELMERFTPWEYARATKVDLTDGGGTLAGRYAPVVRNPIGRLPGGGLVLGVADVVVANDPITGQGSNSAAKCAASYLSSILMHGDKPFDEAWMKATFDKYWFTTGKPVTQWTNAMLGVPPEHVLNLIGAAGQLPPVADRFANGFDNPADFDAYFYDPEDTADYLAEVSASVSASGPAPE from the coding sequence ATGCGCAAGATACTCGTCGTCGGGGCCGGCCAGTCCGGTCTCCAGCTCGCCCTCGGACTCCAGTCGAAGGGGTACGAGGTCACCCTCATGTCCAACCGGACGGCGGACGAGATCCGCACCGGCCGGGTCATGTCCACCCAATGCATGTTCGACACGGCGCTCCAGCACGAGCGGGACCTCGAGCTGGCCTTCTGGGAGCGGCAGGCCCCGAGGATCGAGGGCGTCGGCGTCTCGGTCGCCGGCCCGGACGGCGGGCGCGCCGTCGACTGGCTGGGCCGCTTGAAGGGCTTCGCGCAGTCCGTCGACCAGCGGGTGAAGATGGCGGGCTGGATCGACACGTTCGTGCAGCGGGGCGGGCAGCTGGTCATCCACGGCGCGTCCGTCGCCGACCTGGACTTCTTCTCCCGCACGTACGACCTGGTGCTCGTCGCCGCCGGCAAGGGCGAACTGGTGTCGATGTTCGGACGGGACGCGGCGCGGTCCCCGTACGACGCGCCGCAGCGCGCGCTGGCCGTCTCCTACGTGCACGGGCTCGGGCCGCGCCCGGAGCACCCGGACACCGAGGCGGTGCGCTGCAACCTGGTGCCCGGCGTCGGGGAGCTGTTCGTCATGCCGACCCTGACCACCTCCGGGCGGGCGGACATCCTGTTCTGGGAGGGCCTGCCGGGCGGTCCGGTGGACGCCTTCAAGGGCGTCAAGGACCCGTCGGAGCACCTGGCGCTGACGCTGGAGCTGATGGAGCGGTTCACGCCCTGGGAGTACGCGCGCGCCACCAAGGTGGACCTGACGGACGGCGGCGGCACCCTCGCCGGGCGCTACGCGCCCGTCGTGCGCAACCCGATCGGGCGGCTGCCGGGCGGCGGCCTGGTACTGGGCGTCGCCGACGTGGTCGTGGCGAACGACCCGATCACCGGGCAGGGCTCGAACTCCGCCGCGAAGTGCGCGGCCTCCTACCTCTCCTCGATCCTCATGCACGGTGACAAGCCGTTCGACGAGGCGTGGATGAAGGCCACCTTCGACAAGTACTGGTTCACGACCGGCAAGCCGGTGACCCAGTGGACCAACGCGATGCTGGGCGTCCCCCCGGAGCACGTGCTGAACCTGATCGGGGCGGCCGGGCAGCTGCCGCCGGTGGCGGATCGATTCGCCAACGGCTTCGACAACCCGGCCGACTTCGACGCCTACTTCTACGACCCCGAGGACACGGCGGACTACCTGGCCGAGGTCTCGGCTTCGGTGTCCGCGTCGGGCCCGGCCCCCGAGTAG
- a CDS encoding GTP-binding protein, with protein MASAVSDRAPAVDEPVQPWQCDRSRAPVAVKVLVAGGFGVGKTTFVSSVSEITPLRTEAVMTRASLPTDDLSATPDKNTTTVAMDFGRVTLADDLVLYVYGTPGQERFWFMWDDLVRGAIGGLVLADTRRLRDCFPALDYFESCGLPYAVAVNHFEGSREYEERDVREALGIAPTVPVVIMDARRRATVVESLLALVSHALDATPE; from the coding sequence ATGGCCTCCGCCGTCTCTGACCGGGCCCCGGCCGTGGACGAGCCCGTCCAGCCGTGGCAGTGCGACCGTTCGCGCGCGCCCGTCGCGGTCAAGGTCCTGGTCGCGGGGGGCTTCGGTGTCGGCAAGACCACCTTCGTGTCCTCCGTCTCCGAGATCACCCCGCTGCGCACCGAGGCGGTGATGACCCGGGCGAGCCTGCCCACCGACGACCTGTCCGCGACCCCGGACAAGAACACCACCACCGTCGCCATGGACTTCGGCCGCGTCACGCTCGCCGACGACCTCGTCCTGTACGTGTATGGGACGCCGGGCCAGGAGCGCTTCTGGTTCATGTGGGACGACCTGGTGCGGGGGGCGATCGGCGGGCTGGTGCTGGCCGACACGCGCCGGCTGCGCGACTGCTTCCCGGCCCTGGACTACTTCGAGAGCTGCGGACTGCCGTACGCCGTCGCCGTCAACCACTTCGAGGGCTCGCGGGAGTACGAGGAGCGTGACGTGCGGGAGGCGCTCGGCATCGCACCGACCGTACCCGTCGTGATCATGGACGCCCGACGCCGGGCCACGGTGGTCGAGTCCCTGCTGGCCCTGGTGTCGCACGCCCTGGACGCCACGCCCGAATAG
- a CDS encoding DUF742 domain-containing protein, which yields MRSPATDRLPIRGADRRPARVRPYSLTGGRTRFAQILLVETFVATLDTGPAETADRMPEMPAIVEVCRRMRTIAEIAALLKLPLGVVRVLVSDLADQGRVRVYGTGHGTGRPDRALLERVLDGLRRL from the coding sequence GTGAGGAGTCCGGCCACCGACCGGCTGCCCATACGCGGCGCCGACCGCCGCCCCGCCCGGGTCCGCCCGTACTCCCTCACGGGCGGCCGGACCCGCTTCGCGCAGATCCTGCTGGTGGAGACCTTCGTCGCCACCCTCGACACCGGTCCGGCCGAGACGGCGGACCGGATGCCGGAGATGCCGGCCATAGTCGAGGTGTGCCGCCGCATGCGCACGATCGCCGAGATCGCCGCGCTGCTGAAACTGCCGCTCGGTGTGGTCCGCGTCCTGGTCAGCGACCTCGCCGACCAGGGGCGCGTCCGCGTCTACGGCACGGGCCACGGCACCGGCCGTCCCGACCGCGCGCTGCTGGAAAGGGTGCTCGATGGCCTCCGCCGTCTCTGA
- a CDS encoding roadblock/LC7 domain-containing protein, producing the protein MTAPSTYGLSTQARNLQWLLTDLVEEVPGVNSVAVVSSDGLLLLSSEPAPPTAVDRPKGPRGASADLATIVSGLGSLTSGAADLMEFGSVKQTMVAMEHGSVFVMVISDGSLLGVHATPDCDMSVVAYHMALFVGRAGHVLTPEVRSELRQSMENTP; encoded by the coding sequence ATGACCGCGCCCAGTACGTACGGACTGAGCACCCAGGCCCGCAACCTGCAATGGCTGCTGACCGACCTGGTCGAGGAGGTACCCGGAGTCAACTCCGTCGCCGTCGTCTCCTCGGACGGGCTCCTGCTGCTCTCCTCCGAGCCCGCGCCCCCCACGGCCGTCGACCGGCCCAAGGGCCCGCGGGGAGCCTCCGCCGACCTCGCCACCATCGTCTCCGGGCTCGGCAGCCTCACCAGCGGCGCCGCCGACCTCATGGAGTTCGGCTCCGTGAAGCAGACCATGGTGGCCATGGAGCACGGCTCCGTCTTCGTCATGGTCATCAGCGACGGCTCGCTGCTGGGCGTGCACGCCACCCCCGACTGCGACATGAGCGTCGTCGCCTACCACATGGCCCTGTTCGTGGGGCGGGCCGGGCACGTCCTGACCCCCGAAGTCCGCAGTGAGCTGCGCCAGTCGATGGAGAACACCCCGTGA
- a CDS encoding sensor histidine kinase, with amino-acid sequence MRSRLVVGVAVAGLTVLAAGAPAVVSATRELNDSQRLVTLAEQAQASLTLAHLLGDERDAVVEYAAKGRPAGAKAAVQERVAGTDRQLSEVRPDADEQLAGVLGRIPAVRTEAVDGKGSALAAHQAYSAVIADLLAPGDRLAELTPPRAEAALATTRPLAPLGQAVEQASATRGLLLAALAVPAPRGDQPTGTLAADELTAAAQRSRVREQAALDDFARAARPDVRQTLTVTVTGPEVKAADDYLKRLTERPTLSTADRRADAGSVGSALTARIDRMRSVESTLAGRRSTSLATLRDDDVQRLELLVAFLGVLFLFVVGVSTAVARSLTRPLSVLRRGAARLATPEGSVEPVRFTGRNDEFAEVVRHLNAVRDQTVALHTKIAGLDADRRRLIGRNEALSSGRGALETELADVRARLEAELVELRAGLEEHRRVMSTTSVSLSLRTLGLVERQLAVIEELESKEQDPERLSTLFKLDHLATVMRRHNENLLVLAGQEHGHGQALPVPLVDVMRAAVSEIERYERVDLAAMPSYTQVAGHAADDISHVLAELLENATTFSPPDAKVKVSGRLLDSGEVVLSVVDEGIGVTADRLETLNARLATPDAYDEEPEAEHGLGLGLYVAGRLAARHGVTAELRAGRYGGTEALVVVPAALLPLAPPTSPVHTLATPGLPEFRLPGVVAEANENTLPPRIPPVVQGVEDGASAAAGGGPADDADPAAVGESPAGDAESAAADRRAPGEGPDGQAAAPAEEPSAQDGAFGDSAGQLPPEAQVFTVGAPAGGEPGGVDPGEELLARVVPEPDPAAFAVPDPEPEGAEPLPGTAPGAVVQQETPPPPARPDAAPAEPDPHGRAAAEESWLPRQGSHGHPEEAVTDKGLPKRTPRPAARAATAGRPVDVRPEPRRVDAEELRRRLGGFYQGSQDGRRVAAAELAQDQAPDQGRQQGQTDRGDTAQEART; translated from the coding sequence GTGCGCAGCAGGCTGGTGGTCGGCGTGGCCGTCGCGGGCCTCACCGTCCTCGCGGCAGGCGCTCCCGCCGTCGTCTCCGCAACCAGAGAACTGAACGACTCCCAGCGGCTGGTGACCCTCGCCGAGCAGGCGCAGGCGAGCCTCACCCTGGCGCACCTCCTCGGAGACGAGCGCGACGCCGTGGTCGAGTACGCCGCCAAGGGCCGCCCCGCGGGCGCCAAGGCCGCCGTGCAGGAGCGCGTCGCCGGCACCGACCGGCAGCTGTCCGAGGTCCGGCCCGACGCGGACGAGCAACTCGCCGGCGTACTCGGCCGGATCCCCGCCGTGCGCACCGAGGCCGTGGACGGCAAGGGCAGCGCCCTCGCCGCGCACCAGGCCTACAGCGCCGTCATCGCGGATCTCCTCGCACCGGGCGACCGGCTCGCCGAACTGACCCCGCCGCGCGCGGAGGCCGCCCTGGCCACCACCCGCCCGCTCGCCCCCCTCGGCCAGGCCGTCGAACAGGCCTCGGCGACCCGGGGGCTGCTGCTCGCCGCCCTGGCCGTTCCCGCCCCCCGCGGCGACCAGCCCACCGGCACCTTGGCCGCGGACGAACTCACCGCCGCCGCCCAGCGCTCCCGGGTCCGGGAACAGGCCGCACTCGACGACTTCGCGCGGGCGGCCCGGCCCGACGTACGGCAGACGCTGACCGTCACCGTCACCGGCCCCGAGGTCAAGGCGGCCGACGACTACCTCAAGCGCCTCACCGAGCGGCCGACGCTGTCCACCGCCGACCGCAGGGCCGACGCCGGTTCCGTCGGTTCGGCCCTCACCGCCCGCATCGACCGGATGCGTTCGGTGGAGTCCACGCTGGCCGGCCGGCGCTCCACCTCCCTCGCCACGCTGCGCGACGACGACGTCCAGCGGCTGGAGCTGCTGGTCGCCTTCCTCGGCGTGCTGTTCCTGTTCGTCGTGGGCGTCTCGACGGCCGTCGCCCGCTCGCTGACCCGGCCGCTGTCGGTACTGCGCCGCGGCGCGGCGCGGCTGGCGACGCCCGAGGGCTCGGTGGAGCCGGTCCGGTTCACCGGCCGCAACGACGAGTTCGCCGAGGTCGTACGCCACCTCAACGCGGTACGGGACCAGACCGTCGCCCTGCACACCAAGATCGCCGGGCTCGACGCCGACCGGCGCCGGCTCATCGGCCGCAACGAGGCGCTGTCCTCGGGCCGGGGCGCGCTGGAAACCGAGCTGGCGGACGTCCGCGCCCGGCTGGAAGCGGAACTGGTGGAGCTGCGGGCAGGGCTGGAGGAGCACCGGCGCGTCATGTCGACGACCTCCGTCTCGCTCTCGCTGCGGACCCTGGGCCTGGTCGAGCGGCAGCTGGCCGTGATCGAGGAACTGGAGTCCAAGGAACAGGACCCGGAACGGCTCTCGACCCTGTTCAAGCTGGACCACCTGGCGACCGTGATGCGCCGCCACAACGAGAACCTGCTGGTGCTGGCCGGACAGGAACACGGCCACGGGCAGGCGCTGCCGGTGCCGCTGGTCGACGTCATGCGGGCCGCGGTCAGCGAGATCGAACGCTACGAGCGGGTCGACCTGGCGGCGATGCCGTCGTACACGCAGGTCGCCGGGCACGCGGCCGACGACATCTCGCACGTGCTCGCGGAACTCCTGGAGAACGCGACGACGTTCTCGCCGCCGGACGCCAAGGTGAAGGTGTCCGGACGGCTGCTGGACTCCGGTGAAGTGGTGCTGTCCGTGGTGGACGAGGGCATCGGGGTCACCGCCGACCGGCTGGAGACGCTGAACGCCCGGCTGGCGACACCGGACGCCTACGACGAGGAGCCGGAGGCGGAACACGGGCTGGGCCTCGGCCTGTACGTGGCCGGCCGCCTCGCGGCACGCCACGGGGTGACCGCGGAGCTCCGGGCCGGCCGGTACGGCGGGACGGAGGCGCTGGTGGTGGTCCCGGCCGCGCTGCTGCCCCTCGCGCCGCCGACCTCGCCCGTGCACACGCTGGCCACGCCGGGGCTGCCGGAGTTCCGGCTGCCCGGGGTGGTCGCGGAGGCCAACGAGAACACGCTGCCCCCGCGGATCCCTCCGGTGGTTCAGGGAGTCGAGGACGGCGCCTCCGCCGCAGCGGGCGGGGGCCCGGCCGACGACGCCGACCCCGCCGCAGTGGGCGAAAGCCCGGCCGGGGACGCCGAGTCCGCCGCAGCGGACCGCCGCGCCCCGGGCGAGGGACCGGACGGGCAGGCGGCGGCCCCCGCCGAGGAGCCGTCCGCCCAGGACGGGGCCTTCGGGGATTCCGCAGGGCAGTTGCCCCCCGAGGCGCAGGTGTTCACGGTGGGCGCCCCCGCCGGCGGGGAGCCGGGCGGGGTGGACCCGGGGGAGGAGCTCCTCGCGAGGGTCGTGCCCGAGCCGGACCCGGCGGCCTTCGCGGTGCCCGACCCCGAGCCGGAGGGCGCCGAGCCGCTGCCGGGGACCGCACCCGGGGCCGTCGTACAGCAGGAGACACCGCCCCCGCCCGCGCGGCCCGACGCCGCCCCGGCGGAGCCCGACCCCCACGGCCGGGCGGCCGCCGAGGAGAGCTGGCTCCCGCGCCAGGGCAGCCACGGGCACCCCGAGGAGGCCGTCACCGACAAGGGCCTGCCGAAGCGGACCCCGCGCCCCGCGGCCAGGGCCGCGACGGCCGGGCGGCCCGTCGACGTACGGCCCGAACCGCGCCGGGTGGACGCCGAAGAGCTGCGCCGCCGGCTCGGCGGCTTCTACCAGGGCTCCCAGGACGGGCGGCGCGTCGCCGCAGCCGAACTGGCCCAGGACCAGGCCCCCGACCAGGGCCGGCAGCAAGGGCAGACCGACCGGGGGGACACCGCACAGGAGGCACGCACATGA
- a CDS encoding MarR family winged helix-turn-helix transcriptional regulator: protein MHGREDQEFLALERELSVFLRRARASSGEMARALHPELEPAAYGLLVRLEAAGRQRATELAAYFGVGKATMSRQLRALEVLGLVAREPDPADGRAFLVGLTDEGRARFLRVRGARREQYMRKLADWDRGEVAELARLLHQLNQGAE, encoded by the coding sequence GTGCACGGGAGAGAAGACCAGGAGTTCCTTGCCCTGGAGCGGGAGCTGTCCGTCTTCCTCCGGCGTGCCCGCGCCTCCTCCGGCGAGATGGCCCGTGCCCTCCACCCCGAGCTGGAGCCGGCCGCGTACGGACTCCTCGTCCGGCTGGAGGCCGCGGGCCGGCAGCGGGCCACCGAGCTCGCCGCCTACTTCGGCGTCGGCAAGGCCACCATGAGCCGCCAGCTGCGCGCCCTGGAGGTACTCGGCCTGGTGGCCCGCGAGCCGGACCCCGCCGACGGCCGGGCCTTCCTCGTCGGGCTCACCGACGAGGGCCGGGCCCGGTTCCTGCGGGTGCGGGGCGCCCGGCGCGAGCAGTACATGCGCAAGCTGGCCGACTGGGACCGCGGCGAGGTCGCCGAGCTGGCCCGGCTGCTCCACCAGCTCAACCAGGGCGCCGAATAG